A region of Panicum virgatum strain AP13 chromosome 8N, P.virgatum_v5, whole genome shotgun sequence DNA encodes the following proteins:
- the LOC120684692 gene encoding O-fucosyltransferase 1-like isoform X1, which yields MRRGPGGEASLRRRRGPARLWVAVAALVAGTICLSSSSSVGLFGASYRVQDVDVNKLWRTADSNGWRASSAPRTYWPPPPTESESSGYLRVRCNGGLNQQRSAICNAVVAARIMNATLVLPELDTNSFWHDESGFVGIYDVSHFIKTLKYDVRIVMSIPEITANGKTKKLKAHQQIRPPRDAPVSWYATVALEKMKKYGAVYLTPFSHRLAEDIDDPELQRLRCRVNYHALRFKPHIMKTSSEIVNKLRSEGHFMSIHLRFELDMLAFAGCIDIFTPHEQKILLKYRKEHFADKLLVPRERRLIGKCPLTPEEVGVILRAMRFDNTTRIYLASGELFGGKRFMKPFKAMFPRLENHSTVGPGKLEENTQGLAGSAVDYMVCLLSDIFIPTYDGPSNFANNLMGHRMYYGFRTTITPNRKALAPIFIDRAQGRSTGFEQRIRQVMFNSHFGGPHKRIHPESFYTNSWPECFCQTNARNHADRCPPDNINDVLESQFQSEEEMEEARMTNQTDSTGQTEEMMI from the exons ATGCGCAG GggccccggcggcgaggcgtcgctccgccggcgccgcgggccggcgcggctctgggtggccgtggcggcgctggtggccggCACTAtctgcctctcctcctcctcctccgtcggCCTGTTCGGCGCATCGTACAGGGTCCAG GATGTTGATGTAAATAAGTTGTGGAGAACTGCAGATTCAAATGGTTGGAGAGCATCTTCTGCACCACGCACCTATTGGCCTC CCCCACCAACTGAATCTGAGAGTAGTGGGTACTTGCGCGTCCGATGCAATGGTGGCTTGAACCAACAACGTAGTGCA ATATGTAatgctgttgttgctgcacgaATTATGAATGCTACACTAGTACTACCAGAGTTAGACACAAATTCATTCTGGCATGATGAGAG TGGTTTCGTAGGCATTTATGATGTTTCCCACTTCATCAAGACATTGAAATATGATGTTCGAATTGTTATGAGCATTCCAGAAATCACTGCAAATGGAAAGACCAAGAAGCTCAAGGCACATCAG CAGATTCGACCACCTAGAGATGCACCAGTATCTTGGTATGCAACAGTCGCTttggagaagatgaagaaatATGGGGCTGTATATTTAACTCCATTTTCACACCGTTTGGCAGAAGATATTGATGATCCAGAGCTTCAGAGATTGAGATGCAGGGTGAATTATCACGCACTACGATTCAAGCCACATATCATGAAAACAAGCAGTGAGATAGTGAACAAGCTCCGCTCAGAAGGCCATTTCATGTCAATTCATCTTCGTTTTGAGTTGGATATGCTTGCATTTGCCGG GTGCATTGACATATTCACGCCTCATGAACAGAAAATTCTGTTGAAGTACAGGAAAGAACATTTTGCAGATAAGTTACTTGTCCCCAGGGAGAGAAGGCTCATTGGAAAGTGCCCTCTAACTccagaagag GTAGGTGTTATTCTACGTGCTATGAGATTTGACAATACAACACGCATTTACCTTGCTTCTGGTGAGCTCTTTGGTGGGAAACGCTTCATGAAGCCATTCAAGGCTATGTTCCCACgcctagagaaccacagcactgTTGGACCTGGAAAACTGGAAGAAAATACCCAAGGGCTAGCGGGATCGGCAGTTGATTACATGGTCTGCCTGCTGTCAGACATTTTTATACCCACATATGATGGCCCAAGCAATTTTGCTAACAACCTCATGGGCCACCGCATGTACTACGGTTTCCGGACCACGATCACACCAAACAGGAAGGCCCTTGCCCCGATATTCATCGACAGGGCACAAGGCCGTTCCACTGGCTTTGAGCAGAGGATCAGGCAAGTCATGTTCAACTCACATTTTGGCGGCCCCCACAAGCGAATCCATCCAGAGTCTTTCTACACAAACTCATGGCCTGAGTGCTTCTGCCAGACGAATGCTAGGAACCACGCAGACCGGTGCCCACCTGATAATATAAATGATGTTCTCGAAAGTCAGTTCCAGAGTGAAGAAGAAATGGAAGAAGCGAGAATGACTAACCAGACTGACTCAACTGGCCAAACTGAAGAGATGATGATTTAA
- the LOC120684692 gene encoding O-fucosyltransferase 1-like isoform X2 → MRRGPGGEASLRRRRGPARLWVAVAALVAGTICLSSSSSVGLFGASYRVQDVDVNKLWRTADSNGWRASSAPRTYWPPPPTESESSGYLRVRCNGGLNQQRSAICNAVVAARIMNATLVLPELDTNSFWHDESGFVGIYDVSHFIKTLKYDVRIVMSIPEITANGKTKKLKAHQIRPPRDAPVSWYATVALEKMKKYGAVYLTPFSHRLAEDIDDPELQRLRCRVNYHALRFKPHIMKTSSEIVNKLRSEGHFMSIHLRFELDMLAFAGCIDIFTPHEQKILLKYRKEHFADKLLVPRERRLIGKCPLTPEEVGVILRAMRFDNTTRIYLASGELFGGKRFMKPFKAMFPRLENHSTVGPGKLEENTQGLAGSAVDYMVCLLSDIFIPTYDGPSNFANNLMGHRMYYGFRTTITPNRKALAPIFIDRAQGRSTGFEQRIRQVMFNSHFGGPHKRIHPESFYTNSWPECFCQTNARNHADRCPPDNINDVLESQFQSEEEMEEARMTNQTDSTGQTEEMMI, encoded by the exons ATGCGCAG GggccccggcggcgaggcgtcgctccgccggcgccgcgggccggcgcggctctgggtggccgtggcggcgctggtggccggCACTAtctgcctctcctcctcctcctccgtcggCCTGTTCGGCGCATCGTACAGGGTCCAG GATGTTGATGTAAATAAGTTGTGGAGAACTGCAGATTCAAATGGTTGGAGAGCATCTTCTGCACCACGCACCTATTGGCCTC CCCCACCAACTGAATCTGAGAGTAGTGGGTACTTGCGCGTCCGATGCAATGGTGGCTTGAACCAACAACGTAGTGCA ATATGTAatgctgttgttgctgcacgaATTATGAATGCTACACTAGTACTACCAGAGTTAGACACAAATTCATTCTGGCATGATGAGAG TGGTTTCGTAGGCATTTATGATGTTTCCCACTTCATCAAGACATTGAAATATGATGTTCGAATTGTTATGAGCATTCCAGAAATCACTGCAAATGGAAAGACCAAGAAGCTCAAGGCACATCAG ATTCGACCACCTAGAGATGCACCAGTATCTTGGTATGCAACAGTCGCTttggagaagatgaagaaatATGGGGCTGTATATTTAACTCCATTTTCACACCGTTTGGCAGAAGATATTGATGATCCAGAGCTTCAGAGATTGAGATGCAGGGTGAATTATCACGCACTACGATTCAAGCCACATATCATGAAAACAAGCAGTGAGATAGTGAACAAGCTCCGCTCAGAAGGCCATTTCATGTCAATTCATCTTCGTTTTGAGTTGGATATGCTTGCATTTGCCGG GTGCATTGACATATTCACGCCTCATGAACAGAAAATTCTGTTGAAGTACAGGAAAGAACATTTTGCAGATAAGTTACTTGTCCCCAGGGAGAGAAGGCTCATTGGAAAGTGCCCTCTAACTccagaagag GTAGGTGTTATTCTACGTGCTATGAGATTTGACAATACAACACGCATTTACCTTGCTTCTGGTGAGCTCTTTGGTGGGAAACGCTTCATGAAGCCATTCAAGGCTATGTTCCCACgcctagagaaccacagcactgTTGGACCTGGAAAACTGGAAGAAAATACCCAAGGGCTAGCGGGATCGGCAGTTGATTACATGGTCTGCCTGCTGTCAGACATTTTTATACCCACATATGATGGCCCAAGCAATTTTGCTAACAACCTCATGGGCCACCGCATGTACTACGGTTTCCGGACCACGATCACACCAAACAGGAAGGCCCTTGCCCCGATATTCATCGACAGGGCACAAGGCCGTTCCACTGGCTTTGAGCAGAGGATCAGGCAAGTCATGTTCAACTCACATTTTGGCGGCCCCCACAAGCGAATCCATCCAGAGTCTTTCTACACAAACTCATGGCCTGAGTGCTTCTGCCAGACGAATGCTAGGAACCACGCAGACCGGTGCCCACCTGATAATATAAATGATGTTCTCGAAAGTCAGTTCCAGAGTGAAGAAGAAATGGAAGAAGCGAGAATGACTAACCAGACTGACTCAACTGGCCAAACTGAAGAGATGATGATTTAA